The following nucleotide sequence is from Flavimarina sp. Hel_I_48.
TAGCATCGTTGCTATCATCAAGCCAGGGGCATTCATCTGATATAGTCACAGAGTCATCATGCCAATTTTTCATAAACAAGCCTATAACATTATATCCTTTCTCTTTAAGAAGATAGGCTGATACACTACTATCTACTCCTCCACTTAACCCTACAACTACAGTTTTCATACATTTTCATTAAAAAGATTTAGTCGAAAATCTTATTCAAAATTACCGAAATCTTACGATTAATGTATGGTAAGAATCAATAATTAGTATTGTAGAAGACTGCGAAAACGGCAATTGGTTGGACACGGTACATTTCCCTGGGGTTTCCCGGGGGCACCCTTTTGTTGGGAAGGGGGTCTACAGGCTGACGGGGATGGTGGTGGAGGAGTTCGGTTTTTTGAGCCTGGAGGTGCGCTCGATGCGGCGCATGGCCTATATGGCCGACCCGCGCTTTGACCCCGCCCATGACCGCAAGGCCTCCCCGCTTGTGGGCGGCGCGCCCTGAGCACAGTGCCAAGCTCCCTGGCCGGGCCGCTCCGGCACATTGCTGGCATAAAATCCGGGGATGGGGCAAAAAAAAGCCCCCCTTACGTATGTAAGGGGGGCTTTCAATAAAACAAGGCGGCGACCTACTCTCCCACGGGATGCAGTACCATCGGCGCTAACGGGCTTAACTTCTCTGTTCGGGATGGTAAGAGGTGAGCCCCGTTGCCATAGCCACCTTAAATCGTTTCCGCCGTTTCCCCTGCCTTACAGGGGAACGTGCGGGCAATATCGTGACATATCGGGAAGTAACATAATTTTAAAAAGAAACGGATAGTACCCTGTACTCAAACATTAAAAGAGTCCCGCGCCGCACCCCAGGGGTGCGGGCGGTCGTACATAAGCCTACGGGTCATTAGTACCGCTCGGCTGGTACATTGCTGCACTTACACCTGCGGCCTATCAACGTGGTAGTCTCCCACGGCCCTTTAAAGAAACCTCATCTTGTGGTGGGTTTCGCGCTTATATGCTTTCAGCGCTTATCCCTTCCCGACATAGCTACCCAGCAATGCCCCTGGCGGGACAACTGGTGCACCAGCGGTCGGTCCAACCCGGTCCTCTCGTACTAGGGTCAGTTCCACTCAAGTTTCTAGCGCCCACTATAGATAGAGACCGAACTGTCTCACGACGTTCTGAACCCAGCTCGCGTGCCACTTTAATGGGCGAACAGCCCAACCCTTGGGACCTTCTCCAGCCCCAGGATGTGACGAGCCGACATCGAGGTGCCAAACCCCCCGTCGATGTGAGCTCTTGGGGGAGATCAGCCTGTTATCCCCGGCGTACCTTTTATCCTTTGAGCGATGGCCCTTCCATGCGGTGCCACCGGATCACTATGCTCTACTTTCGTACCTGATCGACCTGTATGTCTCTCAGTCAAGCTCCCTTATGCCATTGCACGCTGCACACGATTGCCAACCGTGTTGAGGGAACCTTTAGAAGCCTCCGTTACTCTTTTGGAGGCGACCACCCCAGTCAAACTACCCACCAAGCACTGTCCTTCATTGCTGAAGTTAGGCTCTAAACAAGTAAAGGGTGGTATTTCAACAACGACTCCACCACGCCTGGCGACGTGGCATCAAAGCCTCCCACCTATCCTACACATCACTTGTCCAAAGTCAATACTAAGCTATAGTAAAGGTGCACGGGGTCTTTTCGTCCCATAGCGGGTAACCGGCATCTTCACCGATACTACAATTTCACCGAGCTCATGGCCGAGACAGTGTCCAGATCGTTGCACCATTCGTGCAGGTCGGAACTTACCCGACAAGGAATTTCGCTACCTTAGGACCGTTATAGTTACGGCCGCCGTTTACCGGGGCTTCATTTCAATGCTTCGCACAAGTGCTAACATCTCCACTTAACCTTCCGGCACCGGGCAGGTGTCAGGCCCTATACATCATCTTTCGATTTAGCAGAGCCCTGTGTTTTTGATAAACAGTCGCCTGGACCTCTTCACTGCGGCCCATCCGAAGATGGGCGACCCTTCTCCCGAAGTTACGGGTCGATTTTGCCTAGTTCCTTAGCCATGAATCACTCGAGCACCTTAGAATCCTCATCCCAACCACCTGTGTCGGTTTACGGTACGGGCTGCCTCACTTGCTTTTCTTGGAGGAAACTCCACTGGGTTATCACCGTGGCCGTGGCCGTAGTGTACTATCGGAGCCTTAACAGCTCCTTCAACGTGCTATTCCGTCAGCACGCACCAGCTTTGTTTCCCCGTCGCTTTTAGTGTGGGCAGGTACAGGAATATTAACCTGTTGTCCATCCACTACCCCCTTCGGGTTCGCGTTAGGTCCCGACTGACCCCCGGCTGATTAGCATGGCCGGGAATCCTTGGTCTTTCGGTGTGCGGGTTTCTCGCCCGCATTATCGTTACTTATGCCTACATTTTCTTTTGTAACCGGTCCAGCGCCCCTCGCAGGCACGCCTTCAGCCCTGTTACAATGCTCCCCTACCAGATGATACCTAGTATCAAATCCATAGCTTCGGTAGTATGTTTATGCCCGATTATTATCCATGCCGGACCGCTCGACTAGTGAGCTGTTACGCACTCTTTAAATGAATGGCTGCTTCCAAGCCAACATCCTAGCTGTCTGGGCAGTCCAACCGCGTTTCTTCAACTTAACATACATTTGGGGACCTTAGCTGATGGTCTGGGTTCTTTCCCTCTCGGACATGGACCTTAGCACCCATGCCCTCACTGCTGATCAACATTTTATAGCATTCGGAGTTTGTCAGGAATTGGTAGGCGGTGAAGCCCCCGCATCCAATCAGTAGCTCTACCTCTATAAAACTATAAATCAACGCTGCACCTAAATGCATTTCGGGGAGTACGAGCTATTTCCGAGTTTGATTGGCCTTTCACCCCTACCCTCAGGTCATCCCAAGACTTTTCAACGTCAACGGGTTCGGTCCTCCACTATGTGTTACCACAGCTTCAACCTGCCCAAGGGTAGATCACACGGTTTCGCGTCTACTCGACCCAACTCTGTCGCCCTGTTCAGACTCGCTTTCGCTACGGCTCCGGTCCTTAAGACCTTAACCTTGCTGGATCAAGTAACTCGTAGGCTCATTATGCAAAAGGCACGCCGTCACCATTATGGCTCCGACCGCTTGTAGGCGTATGGTTTCAGGGTCTATTTCACTCCCCTGTTCGGGGTTCTTTTCACCTTTCCCTCACGGTACTGGTTCACTATCGGTCTCTCAGGAGTATTTAGCCTTAGCGGATGGTCCCGCTTGATTCATACAGGGTTTCTCGTGCCCCGCACTACTCAGGATACCACTATCGTTACATTCTTTGCCTGTACCGGGCTGTCACCGTCTATGGCACCGCTTTCCAACGGCTTCCAGTTCTGTCTGTATTGAATGTTGTGGTCCTACAACCCCGGACGGCCCGTGAGCCGCCCGGTTTGGGCTAGTCCGGTTTCGCTCGCCGCTACTACCGGAATCACTGTTGTTTTCTCTTCCTCCGGGTACTTAGATGTTTCAGTTCCCCGGGTTTGCCCCCTTGCGGGTAACATACCTTCAGTATGCTGGGTTGCCCCATTCGGATATCTGCGGATCAACTTGTATGTGCCAATCCCCGCAGCTTTTCGCAGCTTATCACGTCCTTCATCGCCTCTGAGAGCCTAGGCATCCCCATACGCCCTTGTTTAGCTTATTGTACTAATTGCTCTTTCAAGGGCACAGGTATTAACCTGGCCTTTTGTATTCGTATTCTAATGAGTTCTATCTATAATTTCAGCGGGCACCTCCCCATAACTAACATGGCAAGCCATGTCACGTAAGGTAAATGCCCACTTGCATTTGTTTCTCTCGTATTCTTAAATTATTTCCCAATATGTCAATGAACGTTTCCCCCTAGCCCCCGAAGGGGGGATAAAGGATCCACCTGTTTTGTCCCTCCCCTTGGGGGAGGTCAGGTGGGGAGTGGAGAATATCGGAGTCGAACCGATGACCTCCTGCGTGCAAGGCAGGCGCTCTAGCCAGCTGAGCTAATCCCCCATTATAATAGTAAATTGTCAACCAGTTATCAGTTAACAGTACTTATAACGGCTACCCAACCTCTAAAATTTCCTTCAGTATTTATATATGAACTTGTGTCTCGGTAAAATTACCCTCGACCTCCCGCACCCTAAGGCACAAAGTAGTCTCAGGCAGACTCGAACTGCCGACCTCTACATTATCAGTGTAGCGCTCTAACCAGCTGAGCTATGAGACTGTCCCATTAATCGGTGGAGTGGCCCCTTGAAAAGGGCCATCCTCCCGAATAATATCTTGAATTGACAACGGAAAAAAATCAGCGACCGTCTTGGCTATGGGAACAACAATACCCCTGCGCCGTGTCTTTCCCGCCAATGGCGGGGAAGCTCTAGAAAGGAGGTGTTCCAGCCGCACCTTCCGGTACGGCTACCTTGTTACGACTTAGCCCCAGTTACCGGTCTTACCCTAGGCCGCTCCTTGCGGTGACGGACTTCAGGTACCCCCAGCTTCCATGGCTTGACGGGCGGTGTGTACAAGGCCCGGGAACGTATTCACCGCATCATGGCTGATATGCGATTACTAGCGATTCCAGCTTCACGGGGTCGAGTTGCAGACCCCGATCCGAACTGTGATAGGGTTTATAGATTCGCTCCTTCTTGCGAAGTGGCTGCTCTCTGTCCCTACCATTGTAGCACGTGTGTGGCCCAGGACGTAAGGGCCGTGATGATTTGACGTCATCCCCACCTTCCTCACGGTTTGCACCGGCAGTCTGGCTAGAGTTCCCGACATTACTCGCTGGCAACTAACCACAGGGGTTGCGCTCGTTATAGGACTTAACCTGACACCTCACGGCACGAGCTGACGACAACCATGCAGCACCTTGCAATCTGTCCGAAGAAAAGGGTGTTTCCACCCCTGTCAGACTGCATTTAAGCCCTGGTAAGGTTCCTCGCGTATCATCGAATTAAACCACATGCTCCACCGCTTGTGCGGGCCCCCGTCAATTCCTTTGAGTTTCATTCTTGCGAACGTACTCCCCAGGTGGGTTACTTATCACTTTCGCTTGGCCACCCAGCCCTCAATCGGGCCGGACAGCTAGTAACCATCGTTTACGGCGTGGACTACCAGGGTATCTAATCCTGTTCGCTCCCCACGCTTTCGTCCCTCAGTGTCAATATATTGTTAGTAGCCTGCCTTCGCAATCGGTGTTCTATGTGATATCTATGCATTTCACCGCTACACCACATATTCCAGCTACTTCACAACAATTCAAGACCTTCAGTTTCAATGGCAGTTCTGCGGTTGAGCCGCAGAATTTCACCACTGACTTAAAGGTCCACCTACGGACCCTTTAAACCCAATGATTCCGGATAACGCTTGCACCCTCCGTATTACCGCGGCTGCTGGCACGGAGTTAGCCGGTGCTTATTCTTACGGTACCGTCATCGGACCACACGTGGTCCTTATTCTTCCCGTACAAAAGCAGTTTACAACCCGTAGGGCCGTCTTCCTGCACGCGGCATGGCTGGATCAGGCCTCCGCCCATTGTCCAATATTCCTCACTGCTGCCTCCCGTAGGAGTCTGGTCCGTGTCTCAGTACCAGTGTGGGGGATCTCCCTCTCAGGACCCCTACCCATCGATGCCTTGGTAAGCCGTTACCTTACCAACAAGCTAATGGGACGCATAGCCATCTTATAGCGATAAATCTTTAACCTCCTAGGCATGTGCCAGAAAGGTGCCATAGGGTATTAATCCAAGTTTCCCTGGGCTATCCCCTACTATAAGGTAGGTGCTATACGCGTTACTCACCCGTGCGCCACTCGTCAGCGGGAGCAAGCCCCCCTGTTACCGTCCGACTTGCATGTGTTAGGCCTGCCGCTAGCGTTCATCCTGAGCCAGGATCAAACTCTTCATCGTAGTGTCTTATATACTATCCACGATGCAGGGATTGTCGGTTCCCCATCGCCCAAGGGCGACGGTTTGCTCAAAAATGGTCGTTAATGTTTTTCCTAATTCGTTCCCCTCAATGAAGAGGTTCACGCGTTGTCAATTCAATATTTCAATGAACCGGGACCAATGAAGATCCCACTCTTGCCGCATGGAGGGCTTCGAGACCCTTTCCAAATTACCACCCTTTAAAGCGGTCATGCTTGTCTTTGTTGCCCTCACAGTGCGTGTGAAAGCGGCTGCAAATATACAACCTTTTTTATTTACAAACCAAATAAAATTTTAATTATTTTTTTTGGTTAATTCCAGTTCTTTTTTAATTGAGCCGGAAGGCAAAGATAAGACTCTTTTTTGATCTACAAAACTTTTAAACTTTAATTTAAAAGTTTTTTTTTCGTGATACCTTTTAGCAAATAAAAAGTATTTAACCCTATCTATTACTGCTTTGTTAAAGAACGTTCCCGTTAATTAGTTTCCTATTTTCGGGAGCGCAAATGTACATCCATTTTGCCTATCTGCAAGTGCTTTTTGGAATTATTTTCACTAAAAAAACTTTAATTTCTGAAAGTCAATTCTTTATACTCAAATAAAAATAAAATCTCTTTTACTAATACCACATGCGAATCAAAATTCTAAAGATAAACCCATAGTTATATAATGTAATCCTAAATTTTAAAAGGAAATATATCTGCCATTAAATACAGACCGCACTTAAGTATTTCCTTTCTTCTAAATTGTAGTTAAACAAACTTGAACATCAAAATTGTATGTGTCTTACTGCTATACTTAAAGATTAGCTGTTTTTATAGGCATACTGTATGGATAAATTCGCCTGGAAGCTCTTGTAAATAGACCTTCATATATTATGTATAAACTAATATACCCAAACTGCATCCTTAACCCTTACTAAGGACTTCACCGTATATGAACCATAGCCAAGCGTAATATTTATAAAAATAAATGTACTCTTCTAAATTTAGCATCTATTTTTGCGGTTAAAATTAGTATAATGACCATTACACAATTAAAGTACGTACTGGCTGTAGCCGAAAACAAGAACTTCACTAAAGCTGCAGAACGTGTTTTTGTAACGCAGCCCACGTTAAGTATGCAAATCCAAAAATTGGAAGACGAACTGGACATCCTTATTTTTGACCGGGGAAAAAAACCTATTGAACTAACAGAAATAGGTAAGAAGATTGTGGATCAGGCTAGAAATATTGTTAATGAGTCCAATCGAATTACAGATATAGTAGATCAACAAAAAGGCTTTATAGGCGGGCAATTTAAAATTGGGGTAATTCCTACGGTTATGCCCACCTTGCTACCTATGTTTTTGAAAACCTTTATTAAAAAATATCCCAAAGTCAAATTAAAGATAGAGGAACTTCCTACTGAGACTATCTTGGCCAAATTAGAAGATGGACATCTCGATGCTGCCATAGCAGCAACACCTTTACAAGTAGATCAAATTATAGAACGTCCTTTATATTACGAGCCATTTGTAGCTTATATTCCTGAAAATCACCGATTATATGGTAGAAAAGATCTAAAAAATAGTGATCTTGACTTAAATGACATGTTGTTACTTGAGGATGGACACTGCTTTAGGGATGGTGTGATAAATCTTTGTAAAGCTTATAGAAAAGAAATGGATGATCATTTTTCATTGGAAAGTGGAAGTTTTGAAACATTGATCAAGTTGGCTAATGAAGGACTGGGTATGACACTCCTACCCTATCTACAAACGCTTGAAGTTAAAGAAATAGAAAAACGTTACTTACATCATTTTGAAAAGCCCGTACCTGCCAGGGAAGTAAGCCTTTTATATCACAAAAGCGGTCTTAAAATACAGATTATCGAAGTATTAAAAACAACTATAGCGGGTATTGTAAAAGGGGCAATAACGTTTCAAAATGTTGATATTATAAGTCCAAGAATGGAAAAGAATAAAAACTAGTTATTGTCAGTAGATTTCAAAAATAGAATAGTGATGATTAGTTTATTTTAAATCAACTAAAGATGCAAAGTTACTTTGACGGGTTTAGATATAGTAAACTGTCACCCAATTCTGGCTGTGTCTCTGCCAGGTTCAGAATCCAAATCCGGAGTTCTTCAATTTCAAAAGGAAGTAATCTTGCAGCCGCTTTTTTCAATTCTTTACAAAATAAAGAATAATCAAAGCTTACTTTTTTCAATACAGTTTTGGTGTATTCAAATATTGCTCTAGCCATGGGTTAGAATATTTATTCAGTTTGGTTAAAGTAGTTTTGAACAATAGCAATTTCTTTAAGTAATAAAGTTAAATATTCGGCTGAATAATCAAGTTTAAATTTTTATTAATTTAACACATTTTCCGGCGTATTTTAAAAACGATTGTCACCGTCCAATAAATCACCTAAACCACCTAATAAACTACCCTCACCCCTATCTTTTCCACCCATCTTAGGTGCTGACGCCCAAACACGACCCGCTAATCGGCTAAAAGGTAAGGACTGAATATAAACTGTACCTGGGCCTGTTAGACTGGCAAAAAAAACGCCTTCCCCACCAAAAATTGTATTCTTTATACCTCCCACAAATTCAATATCATATTTAATGGTATGATCAAAGCCAATAATACAGCCTGTATCTACTTTTATCTTCTCCCCCATACCCAACTCTTTTTTCATAGTCGTACCCCCGGCATGAACAAAAGCCATTCCATCCCCCTCCAGTCGCTGCATGATAAAACCTTCACCTCCAAAAAGTCCGCGGCCTAACCGACGGGAAAATTCAATACCTATACTCACCCCTTTTGCTGCACATAAAAAAGCATCTTTCTGGCAAATAAAGCGTCCCCCGCTCTTAGTTAGATCGATGGGGATTATTTTTCCAGGATAAGGGGCGGCAAAACTCACTTTCTTCTTCCCTATAATATCGTTGTAAAAAACAGTCATGAACATACTCTCCCCTGTAAGGAGTCTTTTACCCGCCCCAAATATCTTACCCATCAAACTGGAATCATTTTTAGAACCATCTCCAAAAATGGTTTCCATCCTGATGCCATTTTCCATCATCATGAACGTCCCTGCTTCGGCAATAACGCCCTCCTGGGGATCTAGTTCAATCTCTACATATTGCATTTCCTCTCCTACAATTCTGTAATCTATTTCATGTGCGTTCATAAGGGTAGGTTTTAAAATAAATGACTAAACGATTATATGTAGCCTTTTATTGGTTTTTGTTACATAAATGGTCATTTTTTAGGCAATTTAAAAGGGAACTGGCTTGTTTTGGTTATTCATAAAGCTCGTTTACATCAGCTTTTGCAAGCTCAACCATTAATTTTGCCATTTTTTCACAAACAGCCTTGAAAAAGCGTTCCCCCTTTTCGCTACTGGAAGCCTTTGGATTGCCAACTCCTGTATCTTCAGAAATTTTAGACCAGGGACGTTCAGTCCATGCCCAATCTTCAGTGAATGCTTTAATTTTGTTTCTTTTTTCTGTGCCGACCCCCCATTCTTCTTTTGGCAGAACAAGTTCTGGTCTTAAATGCATAACCAGACTAGTTTCCATCTCATCAGCATGATCTCCTTTATTTTCGAAATATTCCGTTTTATCCATTGCTTTAAACCAATGGGTCACACATAGAAAAAGTTCAGGATATTGCAAGCCCAACTCGCGCATAATAGATTTCCAGTTATTACCTCCATGACTATTTAATATCATGAATTTTTTTACCCCCTGCCGGTGAAGTACCTGGAGTATATCTTTTAAAATGGCTGCCTGCGTGCTGGGGTTGAGATTTATATCAAGAAAAATATCAGCTTGTCCTGTATTGACACCAAATGGAATTCCCGGCAATACCATAACCTTAGCGCCAGCTTCCCATGCAATTCTTGCAGATTCTTCGGCAATGGCCTTTCCCTCAAAATTATCTGTACCATAAGGAAGATGATAATTATGGGCTTCTGTAGCTCCCCAGGGAAGAATGACAAGGTCTACTTCTGCATCTTTAAGATGCTTCCAATTGGTTTCTTCTAAAATGTATGGGCGTATCATATATAAATGGCTAATAAAATTTTAAAGTATTTACAAATCTAAGAGTTTGCTTAGCTTAGATTAAATTAGATTAGATTGAATTCTGCGAATTCCGTCTTACTGAAGTTTTGCTTTTACAGTCCATTCAAAATCAAATGTGCTTACCACATCGCCAGCCTCATCTACCCCTCTAGATTGCATCCAAAAGGTCTGCCCTTCACCTGTGCGCAAGGTTTGCTGAATAGCAGCTTTTACATCTTTAGCGGTTGAACAGGTAAATACGATTCGTCCAGTCGCTTTTTTCACGAATGAGGCTTTGTTGCTAATAACAAGCATACTTATCTTTTGATCGCTACGTTTAATTTCGCTCATGACCAAGATTCCCGTACTTAATTCCGCTGCCATTCCCTGTACTGCCCAAAACATGGAATTGAATGGATTTTGATTGATCCATCTTTGTTTTACGGTAGTCATACAGTTGTCTGCGGTAAATGCTTTAACCCGTACGCCGCATAAATATGCGGAAGGGAGTTTAAAAAGTAGGAAGTTATTGAACTTTTGTACGGAAAGAGACATACTAAATTATTTTTAAAACTCAACTACTGGTATGTAAATTGAATATTAATCTAAAAATATAAAATACATCATCAATTCAATATATTTCTACATGCATTATTTTATCTAAATCTCGCGACAATGGATTGATAACTACAACAGAACAGTTTTATAAGATTAGAACTTCAATAAATTGAATTATAATATACAATACCAATAATCTTGTGCTTTTTATCGTATTTATCGTATATTTGAACCTTATTAATGATAAAATATGCAAGAATATTCGCGTAAATTTGCAATAGAATACCAAGTATCCCGAAGTTACCATTTAGATGTCAAGCGGGCCTCCCTTGATATTTATAAAGCAACTAATGCGCAACAGCAGGAAGCTAGACGCGTTAAAGGGCTATCCTTTGGTACTTTACGAAAGGATATGATGCATGCTTTTTATAGTTTGTGGCAAAATTTGGTATCTAATCCGGAAAGCAATGAGGAGGCCGATGAAGCACTTTTAACGCGTTTCATTTTAAAAGAAGAAGGTGCTATTTATGAGAATGATTTTCTATGGAAAGTTCTTATGGACAATCTAAAGTTATCTGAAGATAGTGAAGAGCTTAATCATGCCTTTCAAAATTGTACCAAAATATATCATGAAGATTATCCTGGAAGTTTCGTACTGATGCATAATGGAAGAAGACTGGGCATTTGCTTTTTAAACATTGAAAAAGGGATTAATGATACTGTAGAAGTAAGTTATCAGTTTAATTCTAACCTTACTTCTTTCCACTAATTTTATATTCCTATATACGCTTTTCCACACTCCTTAATATTTTCTAACATAGTTAATAGGTTTGTGTAAAAAATCCTCATTTCAGGCTTATTTTCTACACTTTATCTCCCCCTCTTTACTTTTCGTTCGGTACTTATTTTTCAGCCGCTTCCAAATTTCTTTTAAAATTGTCTTTTGTCCTATCTGAGCAATTACCTATATAAGGTATACCCTTCAAGTTTCTAAAGCTGTAAAAATTGATCTCTTTGTCATCGTTCTTGATAAGAACTCTCTTAAATCTCCAGATCATTATATA
It contains:
- a CDS encoding LysR family transcriptional regulator codes for the protein MTITQLKYVLAVAENKNFTKAAERVFVTQPTLSMQIQKLEDELDILIFDRGKKPIELTEIGKKIVDQARNIVNESNRITDIVDQQKGFIGGQFKIGVIPTVMPTLLPMFLKTFIKKYPKVKLKIEELPTETILAKLEDGHLDAAIAATPLQVDQIIERPLYYEPFVAYIPENHRLYGRKDLKNSDLDLNDMLLLEDGHCFRDGVINLCKAYRKEMDDHFSLESGSFETLIKLANEGLGMTLLPYLQTLEVKEIEKRYLHHFEKPVPAREVSLLYHKSGLKIQIIEVLKTTIAGIVKGAITFQNVDIISPRMEKNKN
- a CDS encoding TIGR00266 family protein; translation: MNAHEIDYRIVGEEMQYVEIELDPQEGVIAEAGTFMMMENGIRMETIFGDGSKNDSSLMGKIFGAGKRLLTGESMFMTVFYNDIIGKKKVSFAAPYPGKIIPIDLTKSGGRFICQKDAFLCAAKGVSIGIEFSRRLGRGLFGGEGFIMQRLEGDGMAFVHAGGTTMKKELGMGEKIKVDTGCIIGFDHTIKYDIEFVGGIKNTIFGGEGVFFASLTGPGTVYIQSLPFSRLAGRVWASAPKMGGKDRGEGSLLGGLGDLLDGDNRF
- a CDS encoding creatininase family protein, with translation MIRPYILEETNWKHLKDAEVDLVILPWGATEAHNYHLPYGTDNFEGKAIAEESARIAWEAGAKVMVLPGIPFGVNTGQADIFLDINLNPSTQAAILKDILQVLHRQGVKKFMILNSHGGNNWKSIMRELGLQYPELFLCVTHWFKAMDKTEYFENKGDHADEMETSLVMHLRPELVLPKEEWGVGTEKRNKIKAFTEDWAWTERPWSKISEDTGVGNPKASSSEKGERFFKAVCEKMAKLMVELAKADVNELYE
- a CDS encoding DUF4442 domain-containing protein, with the translated sequence MSLSVQKFNNFLLFKLPSAYLCGVRVKAFTADNCMTTVKQRWINQNPFNSMFWAVQGMAAELSTGILVMSEIKRSDQKISMLVISNKASFVKKATGRIVFTCSTAKDVKAAIQQTLRTGEGQTFWMQSRGVDEAGDVVSTFDFEWTVKAKLQ